The genomic DNA TTGTGATTCTACTTCATCATTTAGATCGGCGCTGGTTAATGATTCGTTATCGTCAGCATTTTGTGATTCTACTTCATTATATAGATCGGCACTGGTTAATGATTCGTTATCGTCAGCACTTTGTGTTTCTACTTCATCATTTAGATCAGCGCTGGTTAATGATTCGTTATCGTCAGCATTTTGTGATTCTACTTCATTATATAGATCGGCACTGGTTAATGATTCGTTATAGTCAGCATTTTGTGTTTCTACTTCATCATATAGATCAGCGCTGGTTAATGATTCGTTATCGTCAGCACTTTGTGTTTCTACTTCATCATTTAGATCAGCGCTGGTTAATGATTCGTTATCGTCAGCACTTTGTGTTTCTACTTCATCATATAGATCGGCGCTAGTTAATGTTTCGTTATTGTCAGCATCTTTGGTTTCTACTTCATCAGTTGGTTCAGTGTTAGTTaatatttgataaaataCATCTAAGTGTTTACGATATTCTGGATCAGCAGCATATTCTTTCAATATTTGACCTTCTGGGTCAGCGCTGGTTAATTCTTCGTTATTATCAGTTTCTTCTGTTTCTACTTCATCATTTAAATCGGCACTAGTTAATGTTTCGCTATTGTCAACTTCTTGGGTTTCTACTTCATCAGTTGGTTCAGTGTTAGTTaatatttgataaaataCATCTAAGTGTTTACGATATTCTGGATCAGCAGCATATTCTTTCAATATTTGACCTTCTGGGTCAGCGCTTGTTAATTCTTCGTTACTATCAGTTTCTTGTGTTTCTacttcattatttaaatcgGAGCTGGCTAATGTTTCATTATTGTCAGCATCGTGGGTCTCTACTTCATCATTTAAATCGGCACTAGTTAATGTTTCGCTATTGTCAGCTTCTTGGGTTTCTACTTCATCAGCTTGTTCAGTGTTAGTTAATATTTGGTAAAATACGTCTAAGTGTTTACGATATTCTGGATCAGCGGCATATTCTTTCAATATTTGACCTTCTGGGTCAGCGCTTGTTAATTCTTCGTTACTATCAGTTTCTTGTGGTGATACATCATCATTTAAATCGGCACTAGTTAATGTTTCGCTATTGTCAGCTTCTTGGGTTTCTACTTCATCAGCTTGTTCAGTGTTAGTTAATATTTGGTAAAATACGTCTAAGTGTTTACGATATTCTGGATCAGCAGCATATTCTTTCAATATTTGACCTTCTGGGTCAGCGCTGGTTAATTCTTCGTTATTATCAGTTTCTTGTGTTTCTACTTCATTACTTAAATCGGCGCTGGTTAATGTTTCATTATTGTCAGCTTCCTGGGTTTCTACTTCATTAGTTGGTTCAGTGTTAGTTAATATTTGGTAAAATACATCTAAGTGTTTACGGTATTCTGGATCAGCAGCATATTCTTTCAATATTTGACCTTCTGGGTCGGCGCTTGTTAATTCTTCGTTACTATCAGTTTCTTGTGGTGATACTTCATCATTTAAATCGGCACTAGTTAATGTTTCGCTATTGTCAGCATCTTTGGTTTCTACTTCATCAGTTGGTTCAGTGTTAGTTaatatttgataaaataCATCTAAGTGTTTACGATATTCTGGATCAGCAGCATATTCTTTCAATATTTGACCTTCTGGGTCAGCGCTTGTTAATTCTTCGTTATTATCAGTTTCTTCTGTTGCTACTTCATCATTTAAATCGGCGCTGGTTACTGCTTCGTTATTGTCAACGTCTTGGTTTTCTACTTCATTAGTTGGTTCAGTGTTAGTTAATATTTGGTAAAATACGTCTAAGTGTTTACGGTATTCTGGATCAGCAGCATATTCTTTCAATATTTGACCTTCTGGGTCAGCGCTGGTTAATTCTTCGTTACTATCAGTTTCTTGTGCTTCTACGTCATCATTTAGATCGGCGCTGGCTAATGTTTCATTATTGTCAGCTTCTTGGGTTTCTACTACATCAGTTGGTTCAGTGTTAGTTaatatttgataaaataCATCTAAGTGTTTACGATATTCTGGATCAGCGGCATATTCTTTCAATATTTGGCCTTCTGGGTCGGCGCTGGTTAATTCTTCGTTATTATCAGTTTCTTGTGTTGCTACTTCATCAGTTGGTTCAGTGTTAGTTaatatttgataaaataCATCTAAGTGTTTACGGTATTCTGGATCAGCAGCATATTCTTTCAATATTTGACCTTCTGGGTCGGCGCTGGTTAATTCTTCGTTATTATCAGTTTCTTGTGTTGATACTTCATCATTTAAATCGGCGCTGGCTAATGTTTCATTATTGTCAGCTTCTTGGGTTTCTACTGCATCAGTTGGTTCAGTGTTAGTTaatatttgataaaataCATCTAAGTGTTTACGATATTCTGGATCAGCGGCATATTCTTTCAATATTTGGCCTTCTGGGTCGGCGCTGGTTAATTCTTCGTTATTATCAGTTTCTTGTGTTTCTACTTCATTACTTAGATCGGCGCTGGTTAATGTTTCATTATTGTCAGCTTCTTGGGTTTCTACTTCATCAGCTTGTTCAGTGTTAGTTAATATTTGGTAAAATACGTCTAAGTGTTTACGATATTCTGGATCAGCGGCATATTCTTTCAATATTTGACCTTCTGGGTCAGCGCTTGTTAATTCTTCGTTACTATCAGTTTCTTGTGTTGCTACTTCATCATTTAAATCGGCACTAGTTAATGTTTCGCTATTGTCAGCTTCTTGGGTTTCTACTTCATCAGCTTGTTCAGTGTTAGTTAATATTTGGTAAAATACGTCTAAGTGTTTACGGTATTCTGGATCGGCAGCATATTCTTTCAATATTTGACCTTCTGGGTCGGCACTTGTTAATTCTTCGTTATTATCAGTTTCTTGTGTTTCTACTTCATTACTTAAATCGGCGCTGGTTAATGTTTCATTATTGTCAGCTTCTTGGGTTTCTACTTCATTAGTTGGTTCAGTGTTAGTTAATATTTGGTAAAATACATCTAAGTGTTTACGATATTCTGGATCAGCGGCATATTCTTTCAATATTTGACCTTCTGGGTCGGCGCTTGTTAATTCTTCGTTATTATCAGTTTCTTGTGTTTCTACTTCATTACTTAAATCAGCGCTAGTTAATTCTTCGTTACTATCGGTTTCTTGTGTTGCTACTTCATCAGTTGGTTGAGTGTTAgttaatattttgtaaaatacGTCTAAGTGTTTACGATATTCTGGATCAGCAGCATATTCTTTCAATATTTGACCTTCTGGGTCAGCGCTTGTTAATTCTTCGTTATTATCAGTTTCTTGTGTTGATACTTCATCAGTTGGTTCAGTGTTAgttaatattttgtaaaatacGTCTAAGTGTTTACGATATTCTGGATCAGCAGCATATTCTTTCAATATTTGACCTTCTGGGTCGGCGCTGGTTAATTCTTCGCTATTGTCAGCTTCTTGTGTTGCTACTTCATCAGTTGGTTGAGTGTTAgttaatattttgtaaaatacGTCTAAGTGTTTACGATATTCTGGATCAGCAGCATATTCTTTCAATATTTGACCTTCTGGGTCAGCGCTTGTTAATTCTTCGTTATTATCAGTTTCTTGTGTTGATGCTTCATTACTTAAATCGGCGCTGGCTTGTGTTTCGTTATTGTCAGCATCATGTGTTGCTACGTCTTCAGTTGGTTCAGTGTTAgttaatattttgtaaaatacGTCTAAGTGTTTACGATATTCTGGATCAGCGGCATATTCTTTCAATATTTGGCCTTCTGGGTCGGCGCTGGTTAATTCTTCGTTACTATCAGCTTCTTGTGTTGCTACTTCATCAGTTGGTTGAGTGTTAgttaatattttgtaaaatacGTCTAAGTGTTTACGATATTCTGGATCAGCAGCATATTCTTTCAATATTTGACCTTCTGGGTCGGCGCTGGTTAATTCTTCGCTATTGTCAGCTTCTTGTGTTGCTACTTCATCAGTTGGTTGAGTGTTAgttaatattttgtaaaatacGTCTAAGTGTTTACGATATTCTGGATCAGCAGCATATTCTTTCAATATTTGACCTTCTGGGTCAGCGCTTGTTAATTCTTCGTTATTATCAGTTTCTTGTGTTGCTACTTCATTACTTAAATCGGCGCTGGCTTGTGTTTCGTTATTGTCAGCATCATGTGTTGCTACTTCTTCAGTTGGTTCAGTGTTAgttaatattttgtaaaatatatctaaGTGTTTACGATATTCTGGATCAGCAGCATATTCTTTCAATATTTGACCTTCTGGGTCGGCGCTGGTTAATTCTTGGTTATTATCAGTTTCTTGTTTTGCTACTTCATTATTTGCATCTGTGCTAGTTGATGCTTCTTGGTTAACAGCATCGACTGTTTTTACTTCATTATTTGCATCTGTGCTAGTTGATGCTTCTTGGTTAACAGCATCGAGTGTTTTTACTTCATTATTTGCATCGGTGCTAGTTGATGTTTGTTGAGATAATTCTTCATCTTTAGGAACCTCTGTTTTTTGAGCTTCCTCTGCatgtttattttcttctgtTTTTTGAGCTTCTTCTGCatgtttattttcttctgtTTTTTGAGCTTCTTctgcatttttattttcttctgtTTTTTGAGCTTCTTctgcatttttattttcttctgtTTTTTGAGATggttcttttttcttttgtttttttataatctttttaattttttttactttttttccGTCTTTTACTTCTATAACTTCTATAATTTCTGTTACTTCTTTaacttctttttcattttcagtatctacttttttattttctgtaTCTACTTTTTGACTTTCTGTATCTCCTTTTTTAACTTGTTTTTTAACTTGCTTTTTTACTACTTTTCtggtttttttttgttttccgGAATCACtttcttcattttgttcattaGTTAGATctgattttttttcttcatcttccTTTGCTTGACTAGAAACAGTGCGTGAAGATGTTTTTTGCTTACTTTTTCTTAAGGtagttttttctttttttgtactGGTCTCTTCGCCTTCAGCTAAAATTCTGCTTTCTCTAAAACTGTAATCTACAGCCTTTTTGTATTTATCTCCACATATATAAGCAttctaaaaataatacacaaaaaaatatatatatatatatatatatatatatatatttatttatttatgtatgtatgtatgtatgtatgtatttctCATAAAGATACTTATTCactattttaaaaaaaaaaaaaatttatttatatattttctttatttccgCATACCAATAAGGctacatatattattccaaaaattaatataatttttttggaaTGGAATGCACTTAAGGAATTTTTCGAATTGAAACTTTTACAATTCGAAACTCCTGTAGATTTAACATCTGATACATTAGAACGTCGcatatttacataaaaaaaaaaaatatattatatatatattatttctaattCTGGTATTTCCAAAATAATtctaaatacaaatattatatgtatataatatatataatatatataatatattttccttttctcttttttttttttatatatatatttaaaaataaaaaaaaaaaaaaacaagtattttttttttttttttttttattattttattatttttttttttacataaattacatattctaatattttcattaaagATAGAtactatatattttcttttttaaataatgtaaCTTAGGGTGTagttaaaagaaaatacttATAAGTATACGTATTTATGTAAGTTACAAGaaggtaaaaataatatatatatattacatatacgactataaatttttaaaataattaaattatttccccattaaaataataattctcttgaatctaaaaataaatgcatttaaaatataacttataatatatatatcttttttttttttttttttttttttttttttcctctctcttttttttttatcatttataagagatgaaataaagaatattttctttttaaataataataaaaattattaaatataaacgtaaataatatatatatctatata from Plasmodium sp. gorilla clade G2 genome assembly, chromosome: 10 includes the following:
- a CDS encoding glycophorin binding protein, putative, whose protein sequence is MRRSNVSDVKSTGVSNCKSFNSKNSLSAFHSKKIILIFGIIYVALLNAYICGDKYKKAVDYSFRESRILAEGEETSTKKEKTTLRKSKQKTSSRTVSSQAKEDEEKKSDLTNEQNEESDSGKQKKTRKVVKKQVKKQVKKGDTESQKVDTENKKVDTENEKEVKEVTEIIEVIEVKDGKKVKKIKKIIKKQKKKEPSQKTEENKNAEEAQKTEENKNAEEAQKTEENKHAEEAQKTEENKHAEEAQKTEVPKDEELSQQTSTSTDANNEVKTLDAVNQEASTSTDANNEVKTVDAVNQEASTSTDANNEVAKQETDNNQELTSADPEGQILKEYAADPEYRKHLDIFYKILTNTEPTEEVATHDADNNETQASADLSNEVATQETDNNEELTSADPEGQILKEYAADPEYRKHLDVFYKILTNTQPTDEVATQEADNSEELTSADPEGQILKEYAADPEYRKHLDVFYKILTNTQPTDEVATQEADSNEELTSADPEGQILKEYAADPEYRKHLDVFYKILTNTEPTEDVATHDADNNETQASADLSNEASTQETDNNEELTSADPEGQILKEYAADPEYRKHLDVFYKILTNTQPTDEVATQEADNSEELTSADPEGQILKEYAADPEYRKHLDVFYKILTNTEPTDEVSTQETDNNEELTSADPEGQILKEYAADPEYRKHLDVFYKILTNTQPTDEVATQETDSNEELTSADLSNEVETQETDNNEELTSADPEGQILKEYAADPEYRKHLDVFYQILTNTEPTNEVETQEADNNETLTSADLSNEVETQETDNNEELTSADPEGQILKEYAADPEYRKHLDVFYQILTNTEQADEVETQEADNSETLTSADLNDEVATQETDSNEELTSADPEGQILKEYAADPEYRKHLDVFYQILTNTEQADEVETQEADNNETLTSADLSNEVETQETDNNEELTSADPEGQILKEYAADPEYRKHLDVFYQILTNTEPTDAVETQEADNNETLASADLNDEVSTQETDNNEELTSADPEGQILKEYAADPEYRKHLDVFYQILTNTEPTDEVATQETDNNEELTSADPEGQILKEYAADPEYRKHLDVFYQILTNTEPTDVVETQEADNNETLASADLNDDVEAQETDSNEELTSADPEGQILKEYAADPEYRKHLDVFYQILTNTEPTNEVENQDVDNNEAVTSADLNDEVATEETDNNEELTSADPEGQILKEYAADPEYRKHLDVFYQILTNTEPTDEVETKDADNSETLTSADLNDEVSPQETDSNEELTSADPEGQILKEYAADPEYRKHLDVFYQILTNTEPTNEVETQEADNNETLTSADLSNEVETQETDNNEELTSADPEGQILKEYAADPEYRKHLDVFYQILTNTEQADEVETQEADNSETLTSADLNDDVSPQETDSNEELTSADPEGQILKEYAADPEYRKHLDVFYQILTNTEQADEVETQEADNSETLTSADLNDEVETHDADNNETLASSDLNNEVETQETDSNEELTSADPEGQILKEYAADPEYRKHLDVFYQILTNTEPTDEVETQEVDNSETLTSADLNDEVETEETDNNEELTSADPEGQILKEYAADPEYRKHLDVFYQILTNTEPTDEVETKDADNNETLTSADLYDEVETQSADDNESLTSADLNDEVETQSADDNESLTSADLYDEVETQNADYNESLTSADLYNEVESQNADDNESLTSADLNDEVETQSADDNESLTSADLYNEVESQNADDNESLTSADLNDEVESQNADDNESLNSADLYDNVETQSADDNESLTSADLNDEVESQNADDNESLTSADLNDEVETQDADNNETLTSADPEDKVVKEYANDPDYLKYLDSFDEIFNTIEPNDDLETRYIDNDEA